Genomic DNA from Azospirillum brasilense:
ATCCGGACGGCTGCCCGCGCGTAGCCTTTGTAACCCGGCCGTAACATCGCTATAATACGCGCCCGGAGCCGGCCTCAGCGTCATTGCCGGAATTCCCATCGACCAAGGGCTCAGTGCAACAGTGCGCGGCGTGGAGGACCCCATCCCCACGGTGTGTCGTTGTCACCGGGCCTTTTTCGCCCCCTCCACCGGGGCGGCAAAATGGCGCGATCGCGAGAAGTGAGAGCCAACCCAAATGTCGAACAAGCTTGACTTCGAGGCCGGTGACTTCGTCGTCTACCCGGCCCATGGCGTCGGTCGGGTCGAGGGAATCGAGACCCACAGCATCGCTGGCATGGATGTTCAGCTCTACGCGATCACGTTCGAAAAAGAGCGCATGACGCTCAAGGTTCCGGTCGGCAAGGCCAAGGCCGCCGGCCTGCGCCGCCTCAGCACGAAGGACCGCATCAAGGTCGCCCTGGAGACGCTGCAGGGCCGTTCGCGCGTCCGCCGCACGATGTGGAGCCGCCGCGCCCAGGAGTATGAGGCCAAGATCAACTCCGGCGACCCGGTGGCCATCGCGGAGGTCGTGCGCGACCTGTACCGCGGCGCCGACCAGTCCGACCAGTCCTACAGCGAGCGCCAGATCTATCAGGCCGCCCTGGAGCGTCTGGCCCGCGAACTGGCCGCCGTCGAGAAGATCGACGAGACCAAGGCCACCGAGCGGCTGGAACTGGTCCTGAAGAAGGCCGCCTGAGTCCGGTTCGACCCCGTTTCCCGGTCCGGAAGCGGGAACCGGTTTCCGATTGTGATGTTGACGATGAAGGCGCGGCGCTTTGGCCGCGCCTTTGTCTTAAGTTTTCGTCTTTCGCCGGGTCCGTGCGGCGCCTACACTCCCGCCCCCGGCCTGTTCTGGGCCGGTCCGTGACCGCTGGATGGGGTGAGCGTCTCCGGCATGTCTGAAGCGCAGAAATTCATCGATCTCCGGAACCCGCGGCGCATCTGGGCCGTCGGCTCGATCCACGCGCAGACGGACCATCTCCACGCCGTGCACGAGGTGATCGCGGCGCGCTTCCTGCCCGGCGACCGGCTCGTCTATCTCGGCAACATGGTCGGCTGGGGCGAACGGGTGCTGGAGACGGTTGACGCGCTTCTGGCCTTCCGCACCTGGCTGCTGAGCTGGCGGGGCATGGAGGCCGACGACATCGTCTATCTGCGCGGCGCGCAGGAGGAGATGTGGCACAAGCTGCTCCAGCTCCAGTTCGCGCCCGACCCGCAGCAGGTGCTCGACTGGATGACCCGCCACGGCGCGGGGGCCACGCTGGCCGCCTATGGCGGCACGGTGGAGCAGGGCATGGCGGCGGCCCGCGGCGGCACCATGACGCTCGGCCGCTGGACCCAGGGGCTGCGTCAGGCGATGCACGCGCAGCCCGGTCACGAAAATGTGTTCAACACCCTGCGCCGCGCCGCCTACTGCACCGGCCAGGAACAGGGCCAGGGCGGCGTGCTGCTGGTCAGCGCCGGCGTGGACACCCGCCGCCCGCTGAACCATCAGGGCGACGCCTTCTGGTGGGGGGCGCCCGGTTTCGCCCAGATGTCAGAGCCTTACGGCGGTTTCGCCCGCGTCGTGCGGGGCTACGACCCGGCCCGCAAGGGCGTCGCGGTGACCGACCGCGTGGCGACCCTGGACGGCAATTGCGGGTTGGGTGGGCACCTCGTTTGTGGATGCCTGTCGCCTTCGGGTGAGATCCTGGACCTGTTCCAGGTCTGATCCATCTCCCTTTTTCCTACCCGTCCGACCCATTCCTTCGGCCTCCGCCACCGAATCCCTTCCGGTGCGGATGATCCGAAACGTCTTGTGCTGCGTATGACGTGCAACAGGGCGAGGGGAACGGCTGTTGTCCCAACCGTCGGCGGTCCGTGGCGAACCGGCCACAGCGAACCGACGGATCTTTGGACCTGAGGGGGCCTGTCCCTTCGGACTCCGCAGCACAGGGCACGAGCAGCCTGAAACGCGGCCGCCCAGACGGGAAGGAAGGGACGTATGGCCTACATCGACGATCCCGAGACTCAGCGCGCGAATCTGAGTTTCATCAAGGCTTCCATGCGTGAGCCTCTGCTGACGCGCGATCACGAATTCGATCTCGCCCGCAAATGGCGCGAGGGCGGCGACGAACGGGCCCTTCACGAACTGGTCCGCGCCTACACCCGGCTGGTGGTGGCGACCGCCGCGCGCTTCCGCAACTACGGCCTGCCCATGGGCGACCTCGTGCAGGAGGGCAATGTCGGGCTGATGCAGGCGGCCAGCCGGTTCGAGCCGGACCGCGAGGTGCGCTTTTCCACCTACGCGGCGTGGTGGATCCGCTCGGCCATGCAGGATTACATCCTGCGCAACTGGTCGATCGTCCGCACCGGCACCACCGCCGCGCAGAAGTCGCTGTTCTTCAATCTGCGCCGCCTGCGCGCCCGCATCGAGAGCCTCAGCCAGGGCGGCACCGGCTCCGGCAACAGCCTGACCAAGGAGGGTCGGGAGTGGATCGCCGGCGAACTCCAGGTCGACGTGACCGAGGTGGAGGCGATGGAGATGCGGCTGTCCGCGTCCGACCAGTCGCTGAACTCCCCGGTCGCCGACGGCTCCGACGAGGACTGGCAGGATTTCCTGGCCGACCAGCGCCCCTCGCCGGAGGAGGTGGTGATCGGCATGCGCGACAGCCGCACCCGCTCGCAATGGCTGGCCGAAGCGTTGGGCGAACTCAGCCCGCGCGAACGCACGATCATCCAGGAGCGCCGCCTGCGCGAGGAGGGCGCCACCCTGGAACAGCTCGGCCGCGAACTGGGGGTGAGCAAGGAGCGGGTGCGCCAGCTTGAGCACCGCGCCCTGCTGAAGCTGCGTCAGTCGATGCTGAAGCGGGTGGAGGGGTTCGGGGACCTGCTGGCGGACGCGTAGACGCCAGTTGCTCCCTCCCTAAAGCGAACGTCCGTTCGCTTTAGATTCACATCGCCTCACTCGCCGGCGGCTTCGGCCGCACGTGCGGCCGGGACCGCCGTCGCGGTCCAAAGCGGATTGCAATCCGCTTTAACCCTCCCCCGCTTCGCAGGGGAGGGGACTGCCGCCGCTTCGCGATCATCTCCCTCCCCTGCGCAGCGGGGGAGGGCCGGGGTGGGGGCAAAACCCACCTACGCCTTCTCCTCCTCCCGAACCGCCCCCGCACCATCTCCCCCGCCCTCATCATCCAGGGTGACCCGCCACACCTCCGTCGTGCCGCTGCGGCCGCGGAGCGTGCGGTCGCCGACGCAATCCAGCGGGGCGGCGCCGTCGCCCTGGAAGGCGGTGGCGGCGCTCGACAGGACGATGACCTCCTCGTCCCCCTGCAGGGCGGAGGCCAGCTCCTCGATGCGGGCGGCGACGTTCACGGTGTCACCGACGATCGTGTAGTTGATCCGGCTCGCCGACCCGATATTGCCCACCACCACCGGTCCGGAATGCAGCCCGATTCGCACGCGGATCGCCGGCAGCCCCGCCGCCGCGCGGCGGCGGTTGCCGTCGCACACGGCGCGGGTGATGGCGTGGGCGGCGCGCAGCGCGCGGGCGGCGTGGTCCGGCTGCTCCTCCGGCGCGCCCCAGAAGGCCATGATGGCGTCGCCGATGAACTTGTCCACCGTGCCGCCCTCCGCCTCGATGCAATTGGCGAGCAGGGTGAAATGCTCGTTCAGCAAAGCGGCGGTGTCGGCGGCGCCCATATGCTCGGCCATGCGGGAGAAGCCGCGGATGTCGGTGAACATCACCGTCACCTCCCGCTCCTCCGACTGGAAGCTGGTCAGGCCGCCGCGGCGGTGCATCAGCCGCAGCACCAGCGCCTTGGGCACATAGGTCTCGAACCAGCGCAGGCCGCCGACCATGGCGTTGAAGGCGCTGTTGGCGCGGGCCAGCTCGCGCAGGCGCGAATCGGGAAGCTCGTCGATCGCGCGGAACTCGAAGGTCCGGACGCGGTCGGCGGCCTCGGCCAGACGGGCCACCTGGGCGCTTATGCGCCGTCCGACGATCAGCGCCACCGCCACCGAGATCAGCAGGATGCCGAGACCGGCGAGGCCGGTGGTGTAGAGGCGGCGGACCTCGGCGCTGGCCTCGTTCGCGCGGAAGCTGATGCCGATGGTCCAGTCCCGCTGGCCGTAGCCGGCCATGCTGCGCATCAGGAACAGGTAGTCCTCGTCCAGCACGTTGACGATCCGGCCCTCCACCCGCTTCTTCAGCGCGTCCACCGGCTGGCCGGTCTGCCACAGGGCCGCCAGCGCCGGGTCGGCCACCTGATCGATGCGCGGCAGGGGCGGGCCGTCGGTCTTGCCGGAGAAGTCGAACTTCATGCCGGCCAGCGACGGGTGGGCCAGCACATGCTGGCGGTCGAACAGGACGAAGGCGTTCAGACCCTGCTCCACATAGAGCGTGGACAGGAAGCGCGACAGGTCGCCCAGCGACACGCCGACCACCACCTGCCCCAGATAGGTGCCGTTGCGCCGCACCGGCTGGAACAGGGTGACGAAGCTGGTTCCCGCCTCCTTCGACCACAGCGGGTCGGCCCAGACGGCGGTGGTGCGGTCGGCGCCGTTGCGCAGCTCCGGCGCCAGCTCCGGCTCGTGGCGCAGATCCTCCCGCCCGATGTGGAGCTGGTTGCCCAGCCGGTCGGCGCGCAGGCCGGTGCGGTCGGGATGGAAGAAGGCGATGCCGGTCACGTCCGGCGCCCCGGCCAGCGCGCCGCGCAACGTGTCCTGGAGCGAACGGGAATCGGCGGGATCCAGCTCCCCCCGCTCCATCAGTCCGGCCACGAAACGGGCCATGTCCCGCGCGGGGTTGAGCTGGTTGCGGATGCGCACCTCCACCCCCGACAAAGCGAGGTCGGCGCGGTCGTTCAGCAGCGTGAAGGTGTTGCGGCTGGCGCTGACGAGGCCGAGCACCAGAACGCTCGCCACCGCCAGCAGCATCAGCGACCCGAAGCCGGCCACCAGCACCGCCGCGATGGGCAGGCGCAGGCGCGGGCGGCCCAGCGCGGGCGGGCGCGTCCGGCGTGGACCACCCCTCTTGCGCACGGCCTCCTTCAGCCGGGCGACGCGCAAGCCGGTTTGCAGAAAACGCCGTTTGGTGGGGTGGTCAGCCATGGCGCGGAGCCTACAGGACGCACGCGGCCATCGGCAATCGGCCATCGCGCCGCGTCCCGCAACGGTCACCCCGCCATCAACCGGGCGCCGTCAAACGGGCGTTCCTCAGCCGGTGATGATCTTCACCGGACGTCCGGGCTGGATCGGCGTGCCCGGGGGAAGGTCGTTGATGATCCGGAACAACTCCTCCGCGTAGGGCTCCCGCGGCATCTGGCGGACGAAGCTCTCCACGCTGTCGCCGGGGCGGGCGGTCTGCACGCGGATGCGCCGGGGCTGGTAGGACGCCGCCTCCTGCCGGGTCAGCCGGCGGAAGCTGCCGGCGGTCTGGCGGAAATCGGCGTCGAAGCGGGACAGCGCGCCGCCGGGGGCCAGGAAGGTGAAGCGGTAGAGGGTGCCGGAGTCGGCCCGGATGGCGACCAGCCGCACGTCCACCGCCCCGGCGTCGGTCTTGCCCTGGGTCAGCGCGGTGGCCGCCGGCATGCCGTTGACGGCGAAGGATTGCAGGTCCCGCAACGGCGCCCCCTGCGCCCAGGTGCCGCTCAGATAGGCGGCGGGGTCGCGCACGCCCGGCGCCTTGCCGCCGTCGAAGACGATGGCGCCGCCGTTCGGCCCCTTGGCGATCACCTGCTGCGCCCCGTTGAGCAGGCTGTAGCCCTGCGGCACGTCGAAGGCGATGCCCAGCTCCGGGTGGGCGAAGGTCCGGCCGCGGACGAAGCCGTTCTCCGGGCTGTCGCCGTAGATCACCCCGTCCATCGCCGCCATGTAGGGATCGACGGGCCGCGCCCCGCGGGGCAGCTCGCGGGCGATGGCCGCCGCCTCGTCGACGCGCGACGCGGTCTGCGGGTGGGTGGCGAAAAAGTCGAAGCCGCCCTCAGACGCCCCCTTGCCGGCGCGCAGGCCGGAATATTGGGTGTCGCGGCGCATGGTCTCCAGGAAGGTCGCCATGGCGAAGGGGTCGTAGCCGGCGCGGTGCAGATACTCGATGCCCAGCCGGTCGGCCTCCGTCTCCTGGCCGCGCGAATAGCGGGCGAGCAGGGCGGTACCGCCGATGTTGGCGATCTGCGCCAGCTCCGGGCTGCCCAGCACGAGGCCGATGCCGGCGGCGAGCAGCCCGGCGATGGTCTGGTTGGTCTGCCGCGCCTGGCCATGGTGGGCGATGACGTGGCCGATCTCGTGCCCGAGCACGCTCGCCACCTCCGCCTCGTCCTTGGCGAGCGCCAGCAGGCCGCGGGTGATGTAGACGTAGCCGCCGGGCAGGGCGAAGGCGTTGACCACGTCGCTGTCCAGCACGGTGAAAGTCCAGGGGCCGGAACGGTCGGTCTGGGCGGCCAGCCGGTTGCCGATGTCGGTGATGTAGGCCTGCAGCCGCTGGTCGGGGTAGGCCCCGCCATACTGGGCGAGGATCTTGGGATGCTCCTGCGCGCCGATCGACTCCTCGCTGCCGCCGAGCAGCTGGGCGCTGGCCGGGGCACAGGCCGAGGTGAGCAGCAGGACGGCCAGCCCCGCGGCGGCGATCCGGCGCAGCGGGGATGGGGACGATGGTTGTTTCTGACGTCCCCTCTCCCCCCTGGGGAGAGGGTCAGGGTGAGGGGGGTGCGCTTGTGCCCGTGGCGCCACGCGCATTCCCCTCACCGGCCCTCCGGGCCACCCTTTCCCTGGGGGAGAGAGGGTTGGATCGGCCGATTGCCTTGGCGGAGACAGGGAAGACGGCTTGCGTTTGGTCGTCGGTTCGGGCGTCATGAGTCGTCATATCGGAAGGGGGTTCGCAGGGATCAAACTCCCCATGATCAAACTCCCCATCCGCACCGCCTGTTCCACCGCTCCATCCCCGCACCCGCTATGCCGCGCCGCCTTCTTCCGCTGACGCTGTCCGCCCTGCTGCTGATGGCGA
This window encodes:
- a CDS encoding CarD family transcriptional regulator, with amino-acid sequence MSNKLDFEAGDFVVYPAHGVGRVEGIETHSIAGMDVQLYAITFEKERMTLKVPVGKAKAAGLRRLSTKDRIKVALETLQGRSRVRRTMWSRRAQEYEAKINSGDPVAIAEVVRDLYRGADQSDQSYSERQIYQAALERLARELAAVEKIDETKATERLELVLKKAA
- a CDS encoding RNA polymerase factor sigma-32 gives rise to the protein MAYIDDPETQRANLSFIKASMREPLLTRDHEFDLARKWREGGDERALHELVRAYTRLVVATAARFRNYGLPMGDLVQEGNVGLMQAASRFEPDREVRFSTYAAWWIRSAMQDYILRNWSIVRTGTTAAQKSLFFNLRRLRARIESLSQGGTGSGNSLTKEGREWIAGELQVDVTEVEAMEMRLSASDQSLNSPVADGSDEDWQDFLADQRPSPEEVVIGMRDSRTRSQWLAEALGELSPRERTIIQERRLREEGATLEQLGRELGVSKERVRQLEHRALLKLRQSMLKRVEGFGDLLADA
- a CDS encoding adenylate/guanylate cyclase domain-containing protein gives rise to the protein MADHPTKRRFLQTGLRVARLKEAVRKRGGPRRTRPPALGRPRLRLPIAAVLVAGFGSLMLLAVASVLVLGLVSASRNTFTLLNDRADLALSGVEVRIRNQLNPARDMARFVAGLMERGELDPADSRSLQDTLRGALAGAPDVTGIAFFHPDRTGLRADRLGNQLHIGREDLRHEPELAPELRNGADRTTAVWADPLWSKEAGTSFVTLFQPVRRNGTYLGQVVVGVSLGDLSRFLSTLYVEQGLNAFVLFDRQHVLAHPSLAGMKFDFSGKTDGPPLPRIDQVADPALAALWQTGQPVDALKKRVEGRIVNVLDEDYLFLMRSMAGYGQRDWTIGISFRANEASAEVRRLYTTGLAGLGILLISVAVALIVGRRISAQVARLAEAADRVRTFEFRAIDELPDSRLRELARANSAFNAMVGGLRWFETYVPKALVLRLMHRRGGLTSFQSEEREVTVMFTDIRGFSRMAEHMGAADTAALLNEHFTLLANCIEAEGGTVDKFIGDAIMAFWGAPEEQPDHAARALRAAHAITRAVCDGNRRRAAAGLPAIRVRIGLHSGPVVVGNIGSASRINYTIVGDTVNVAARIEELASALQGDEEVIVLSSAATAFQGDGAAPLDCVGDRTLRGRSGTTEVWRVTLDDEGGGDGAGAVREEEKA
- a CDS encoding M48 family metalloprotease, giving the protein MRVAPRAQAHPPHPDPLPRGERGRQKQPSSPSPLRRIAAAGLAVLLLTSACAPASAQLLGGSEESIGAQEHPKILAQYGGAYPDQRLQAYITDIGNRLAAQTDRSGPWTFTVLDSDVVNAFALPGGYVYITRGLLALAKDEAEVASVLGHEIGHVIAHHGQARQTNQTIAGLLAAGIGLVLGSPELAQIANIGGTALLARYSRGQETEADRLGIEYLHRAGYDPFAMATFLETMRRDTQYSGLRAGKGASEGGFDFFATHPQTASRVDEAAAIARELPRGARPVDPYMAAMDGVIYGDSPENGFVRGRTFAHPELGIAFDVPQGYSLLNGAQQVIAKGPNGGAIVFDGGKAPGVRDPAAYLSGTWAQGAPLRDLQSFAVNGMPAATALTQGKTDAGAVDVRLVAIRADSGTLYRFTFLAPGGALSRFDADFRQTAGSFRRLTRQEAASYQPRRIRVQTARPGDSVESFVRQMPREPYAEELFRIINDLPPGTPIQPGRPVKIITG